The following proteins are co-located in the Pan troglodytes isolate AG18354 chromosome 5, NHGRI_mPanTro3-v2.0_pri, whole genome shotgun sequence genome:
- the LOC737088 gene encoding putative uncharacterized protein KIF25-AS1, whose translation MGDIFKNNGVLQGRLRAVACAPDRFGPRLPCLHHDQGLTELAWGTWPHSHPVRHQPEMPSARECCSIVCMEAKEVSAPKAPGSPWMVPGDVAMSGHRVGALDERGHSNPQTGHCRGGSVRVTWSSVSCCRGRLAAVRVMIARDPSACHLAKGCSPAWGFLPQARGPAGTRPPQRRCSSHEA comes from the exons ATgggagacatttttaaaaataatggagtCCTCCAGGGCCGGCTGCGTGCTGTGGCCTGTGCTCCTGACCGCTTTGGACCCAGGCTGCCCTGTCTCCACCACGACCAGGGACTCACAGAGCTCGCCTGGGGGACCTGGCCCCACAGTCACCCCGTCCGTCATCAGCCTGAAATGCCATCAGCCCGTGAATGCTGCTCCATCGTCTGCATGGAAGCCAAGGAGGTCTCCGCTCCTAAAGCACCTGGGAGCCCTTG GATGGTGCCAGGTGATGTGGCGATGAGTGGGCACCGCGTGGGGGCCTTGGACGAGCGTGGACACTCCAATCCCCAGACTGGCCATTGCCGCGGAGGCAGCGTGAGGGTGACATGGAGCTCGGTGTCGTGCTGCAGAGGACGCCTCGCGGCTGTACGCGTCATGATAGCCAGGGACCCCTCCGCATGTCACTTAGCCAAAGGATGCAGCCCGGCCTGGGGCTTTCTACCCCAGGCCCGAGGACCTGCAGGGACAAGGCCCCCTCAGCGCAGATGCAGCTCTCATGAGGCCTGA